ACTAAAGAGAGGATGAGAAAACGCGTCTAAAACGCGAGAGGACATCCAGATCGGGACCTCAGAGGTCCAGACCGTGATGCGCCTGGCAGGTTTTGAGCGGCTCGCGTGGGAAAGACTCACGATTGCGCGTTCTTGCCGCTGCTCGCCTTGCCACCGGACTTGCCGCCGCCAGTCATTTTGATAGAGTTGAGTGGGTGGAAAAGTTGAGAAAAAGTTGGTGTAGTTGGGCAAGGACGAGAGACTCAAAGGtctggatgggttggttgatggTAGAGCGGAAGTTTGCTGATGGAAAATGGAATGGATGGGAGAAGCAGAgtgctggtgggggatgtgTGAGTTAAGTAGTTTTCGCGTAGAGCGCCAGATCACGGATCACCCGCGCCTTTCACAGTGTTGATCAGGGCCAATGGGGCTAGTCCCAAAACAGGGCGTGGCAGCTGGTGTGGCACCCCAGGCTGCAAGGGTAAAAAAAATCGGGCAGAACAACCACAAAGCCGGCAATTGGGTGGTTGCAGCGCAGCGACCAGCAAAAACTGAATCAGGCTgcccacaaaaaaaaagggccACAGACCAGGAACGCTTGTGTCGATTTTGACGTTCCTGATTGTACAAATATCGCGCCATCCCCCGACCGCGTTCTATCGCGCATCCTAACTGACTGCACTCCATggtccctttttttcttctctcctgCCACTGCGCGTCTTCGAAAAATGAAAAAACAGGGGCCATCCTCTGTGATTCGACACCGGCAAAATCAGCAATCACAACAATCCACAGCACTagcaaccacaaccaccctgCCGTCTTTGGTCATGGAGCTTGGCTGACTGATTTACTCAGATCACTTGGACTCATCTGACCGCTCTGCCCCAGGCCGCCTCGACCCTCGAACCCCAGTACCTGAAGTTCATTGCAACTCAGTCTGGTCTCCCAGCCGACCTGACTTTGCAATCTGGGACAACTCATACTTGTCCACTTGGTTCTGGTTGGCTCTTGtcgttcttgttgtttgtttggctttttgtGCCATTTTTGTCCATCAAAATTGACCGAGCTTGTGGGTTTCGCTCATCcgagtcttttttttttttttttttttttttttttttttttaggaCCCTCTGGTCTGTCTACCTTGTGTGTTGAAGCATGGTTCATTCTGGAATGGACTGGTTGGGTTCGCTTGGCATGTTGGAGTTTTTTCGGTCAACCCAGGCTGACAAGTCCATCATGACTTATCCTTGGACTGGGCAGATGTATGCTCTTTTTACGTCAAGGAGGTACAGTACTGGTATAAACTCGCATTTTAGGTCGATTTTACCTGGACTCTTTAAGATTGGGGCTTGATTTTTGGGTTCAGGGAACCTGAAGGGTCCAAAAAGGCTGCTTGACCCTTTTTGAACATAGGTAGGTGCTCTTGGAGCCTCATACACATTCACATGTGGGTTTTCGTGCCATATTGGGTCAGGATTGGGCCCAAAAGTAGATATAGCCTCACCAGTCAAGCTTTTGCCCCATGATACCCCAGATCCCCCAGATCTCCGGATCGTGTGAAACCCATCCGGGCAGGGCATCCGCTCTCTCGGGCCGAGCTGCCTGACAGATCTAGAACCCTTCAGGCTCGTCTTCTCTCCCATGCGGCCCTTCCCGCAGCTGCCAACACTGGGTCAAAGTCCATCTGCATCCGCAATTGTCATGTGTCATCAGGGTGAGAGTGGCTCTTCCCCAGGTCTTGGAAGCGAACGGAGATGGCAGTTGAGCAGGACAGAGCCAATCAAGGCCGGCCTCGGATGGCATGGAGTTCTGTAAGGCTGGAGGGTGTTGACACACACCTAGGTGTGCCTGCTAAAGCAGCTCCCCTGAGGAGCCGAGGAGGCTCCATCAGTCCATCCCATGTGTCACTGTGTCAATGTATCAGGGCATAATCCACCTAGCTTTCACATCTCTATCCTTGGTGGAACGCCGGACACGTTCTCCATCGATTGTCATGGAATACGCAGACAGATTTACACATCCCAGGAAAACCAAGGTGAACTGACCCTGATTCCTGGCCGCTGTGGCCGGGATTCTGAGAGTCGAGGTTTAATGGAGAGGCAGATACAGAAAGAacgaaagagagaaagaaaccCGAACGACACGCCGGGTTGCGGATGGCTGGCGCATGAGCTGTCGTCGAGGCTCACATCAGGCCTGGCCCGCCTTGCACCACAACTGAGATTCCACCACCAAGTTCCGACAGGGTTGCCCTGCTGGGCGGGGCCCTGATTTCCCAGCAAAGctcgagaaaaaaaataccaGCCGCAGATCTGGAGTGTGCATTATTTCTGGTCGGGTGCTGCTATGCCCCATTCGGAGCCTCAGGAGCGTGTTATGGCGCTTGGACCACCGCGTCACCTTGCAACTTTGGACCAGGGCTGCCTTCCTTTGTGCCTTATTTTTTTGCCAAATCAAGCGGCATGTCCCCACCTTTCGGCGCGGTACTCAAATCAATCAGTCAATCAGCACCACGGCACTCGCATGTCGCGTCAGCTACAAAAGGcccatcccccctcgccGGCTGCATTtcttcctccatcaaccAACTCTCCCACAAACTCTTCCACGCCCATCAAATCGCCAGATCCATCCAGAACTTCGGTTCACTTCGTCTTACTtacccaacaacccatctTAAAAAAACGCCAAAATGCCCCCCAAGGCCGCTGACAAGAAGCCCGCCAACAAGGCCCCCGCCACTGCCTCCAAGGCtcccgagaagaaggatgctgGCAAGAAGACCGCTGCCTCtggcgagaagaagaagcgcacCAAGGCGCGCAAGGAGACCTACTCCTCCTACATTTACAAGGGTGAGTGGCATTCCCGGGCCGAAGCGCGACTTTGCCCATCCTCGAGTCCCATGCAGTCCATCTGGATTTCGCTAACAAACTTTGCAGTCCTCAAGCAGGTCCACCCCGACACTGGTATCTCCAACCGTGCCATGTCCATCCTCAACTCTTTCGTGAACGGTATGTTTCTTCTGTCCAAAGCAATCCGTCTTTAAAGCGCGCCTTTTCTGACCCTTGTGCCCGATAGACATCTTCGAGCGCGTCGCGACCGAGGCTTCCAAGCTTGCCGCCTACAACAAGAAGtccaccatctcatcccgTGAGATCCAGACCTCCGTGCGCCTCATCCTTCCCGGCGAGCTTGCCAAGCACGCCGTGTCTGAAGGCACCAAGGCCGTCACCAAGTACTCGTCGAGCACGAAATAGGTGGTTGGATGATcttgtcttttctctctttttttctcaaTAGGGCATAGGATTTGCTTTGGCATTTGGGAGTCATGATGAGGCTTGCGCCAGGGCACACAATCCTTGGGGTCTCTTAATGCAACGCGTCACGGATGGTCTGCTTTTTATGGGGGCAATGTTTTTTTATCGGTCAATTACGGGGTTTTTGCGGTTGTACACTACATACCTTGATATCAGGGTTTCGGGCGAAATGAAATCGTGCATATGAACAAACCCACCTGGTCTCCATCGGTAAATGTGACGATCGGTCCTCTCTTGTTTGCACTTCTACCTCTCCATGTCTAATTTCGTGTTGGTCTATTGGAATTAATAGAACTCAACATCCAGACATCGCGGCACAGATAACTAAGACACGAACATGTTACGTATTTGGGACCTACATAATCCCTTTGGGACTAttcatgatgatggtttaCGAAAAAAAATAATCTCAAAACTCCCAACACACATCATGTACGACCAAGGCCAGCCTTCGACTTCTTGACGACCTGAGCGACGGGCTCCAAGATCCCCTTGTTCTCCAAGGCTCCCAAAGCCATGCCTTTGCTCCAgcccatcttctccaacatcgCGCGACCTTTATTTTCCTGGCCCAACTCAGGGGCAGAGGcgccaaccacctctccttctcgaaGTACCAGGGCTTTTACGCTCACATGTGCATTTCCTCTGAATCCATCCCGGGGAGTGTCGCCCCGTGGACCAGCTACGTCAGCACGGGGGAAGTACTTGCGCCCCACCCGGCGGACGGCACCATCTACCTGGCGTGTCGCTTCTGTGATCTGGTGCGGTTTGAATGTGATGGTCCGCTTGCTCCGGTAGAGAACCGGCCGGCGTGTTGTGCCCTTTCCGGTAGACTGGGACTTGACATTGAATTTCAAGgcaagctggtggaggaccATACGCCCATGTTTGTCGAGCGGGGGGAATTCAAGACTGTGTCACCGAGTTAGCCTACGTTTGTTCTAGCTCCGATGCCTCAAATGCCTTACCGCTCATCCGAGCTGATCAGAAAAGCCACCAGCTCAGTTTTGAAGTCTTCCAGTCTAAGGCCAACTGGATACTTGACGCGCAAATCGTCGGGGCTGGCGTTCTTGTCAAGAAGACCCTGACCACGTAATGACTCACGGGCAAGTTTGCGCTCTTTCTTTCGTTCCCGATCGCGTGACCAATCCAACTTCAGTTTTGCCTCGATTTCAGAATCCGAAATGTTGAAGTTGGGTGGTTGTTTGGAGCGTCGCTTGCGGGGGACTGGCACAGTCCAGTCGGCAAGATCCAGATCATCAAATGCATCAGCAACGGAGCTGGCATTCGCAGATTTGGCGaacgatgaggatgttgccCTTTTCTGGCCTCCCTTCTTCGCCCCTCGCTTGCTTACTCCGAAAGACTCGGGTATCAAAACAAGCTCGTcgctccccaacccaagctCTTCCTGCTTGGCAAGAAGTCGTGCaagctcctcgtcatccaTATCGGCG
The sequence above is a segment of the Podospora pseudoanserina strain CBS 124.78 chromosome 5, whole genome shotgun sequence genome. Coding sequences within it:
- the HTB1 gene encoding histone H2B (EggNog:ENOG503P1WK; COG:B) — its product is MPPKAADKKPANKAPATASKAPEKKDAGKKTAASGEKKKRTKARKETYSSYIYKVLKQVHPDTGISNRAMSILNSFVNDIFERVATEASKLAAYNKKSTISSREIQTSVRLILPGELAKHAVSEGTKAVTKYSSSTK